A region from the Mucilaginibacter sp. CSA2-8R genome encodes:
- a CDS encoding prolyl oligopeptidase family serine peptidase: MNIKTPSYPQTQKETVNDTYFNNTVADPYRWLEDDRAENTKAWVTAQNKVTQSYLSQIPYRETIRKRLETLWNYEKYSAPFKEGAYTYFYKNDGLQSQAVLYRQTAGGQPEVFLDPNKFSKDGTTSLANIGFSNDGSLAAYQLSAGGSDWTNAVVIKAADKTQIGDTLKDIKFSGIAWKGNDGFYYSSYDKPKDASQLSGMTQHHKLYYHKLGTPQSQDQLIFGGEQTPRRYIGAYLTEDERYLVITAANSTTGNELYIQDLSQPNSAIVNIVDNMDNVHAVIDNIGSKLYIYTNLYAPTYRLVTVDAANPHSGNWKNLIPKSKDVLEVSTAGGKLFAHYLKDATTFIQQYDMNGKLEHAVTLPSVGTASGFGAKKEEKEIFYTFTSYTYPPTIFKYNIATGQSEVYKKSGVQFNPELYESKQVFYKSADGTTIPMIITYKKGTVLNGHNPTLLYAYGGFGVSLTPAFSTSNIVLLEQGGIYAVPNLRGGGEYGETWHKAGIKLRKQNVFDDFIAAAEYLIKNKYTSKDYLAIAGGSNGGLLVGATITQRPDLCKVAFPAVGVLDMLRYNKFTAGAGWAYDYGTAEESEEMFNYLYHYSPYHALKTASYPATLVTTADHDDRVVPAHSFKFAARLQEYQQGPAPALIRIETNAGHGAGRSTAQIIGQETDKWAFMFANMGVDYNPVK, from the coding sequence ATGAATATTAAAACACCATCATACCCTCAAACTCAAAAAGAAACGGTTAACGACACCTACTTTAATAATACCGTTGCTGACCCTTACCGCTGGCTGGAAGACGACCGCGCCGAAAATACCAAGGCTTGGGTGACTGCTCAAAACAAGGTAACCCAAAGTTACCTGAGCCAGATACCCTACCGCGAAACCATCCGCAAGCGGCTGGAAACTTTATGGAACTATGAAAAATACAGTGCCCCTTTTAAAGAAGGCGCTTACACTTATTTTTATAAAAACGACGGTTTGCAGAGCCAGGCCGTATTGTACCGCCAAACGGCCGGTGGCCAGCCCGAGGTATTTTTAGATCCTAACAAATTCTCGAAAGACGGGACTACCTCATTGGCTAATATCGGTTTTAGCAACGATGGTAGTTTGGCGGCATACCAGCTCTCGGCAGGTGGATCTGACTGGACCAATGCTGTGGTGATTAAAGCAGCTGATAAAACCCAGATTGGCGATACTTTAAAAGATATCAAGTTTTCGGGTATTGCCTGGAAAGGAAATGATGGGTTCTATTACAGCAGCTACGACAAACCTAAAGATGCCAGTCAACTATCGGGCATGACACAGCACCACAAGCTGTACTATCATAAATTAGGTACACCACAAAGCCAGGATCAATTAATTTTTGGAGGCGAACAGACACCCCGTCGCTACATAGGCGCTTACTTAACCGAAGACGAGCGCTATCTGGTAATTACTGCTGCCAACTCTACTACCGGTAATGAATTATACATTCAGGATTTAAGCCAGCCCAACAGTGCTATTGTAAACATTGTAGATAATATGGACAATGTACACGCCGTGATAGACAACATAGGCAGTAAGCTATATATTTATACCAACCTATATGCACCAACCTACCGGCTGGTAACGGTTGATGCGGCCAATCCGCACTCAGGTAACTGGAAAAATTTGATTCCGAAAAGTAAAGACGTGCTCGAGGTATCAACCGCGGGCGGAAAGCTGTTTGCTCATTATTTAAAAGATGCCACCACATTTATACAACAATATGATATGAATGGTAAACTGGAACATGCCGTTACTTTACCCTCGGTAGGTACAGCATCGGGCTTTGGAGCTAAAAAAGAAGAAAAAGAGATTTTTTACACCTTTACCTCGTATACCTACCCGCCTACAATCTTTAAATACAACATCGCAACAGGGCAATCTGAGGTTTATAAAAAGTCCGGGGTACAGTTTAATCCTGAGCTGTACGAATCTAAACAGGTATTTTATAAATCGGCGGATGGCACCACCATCCCGATGATTATTACTTACAAAAAAGGCACAGTGCTTAACGGACACAACCCGACCTTGCTATATGCTTATGGCGGTTTCGGCGTAAGCCTTACCCCTGCCTTTAGCACCAGTAACATTGTGTTGCTCGAACAAGGCGGTATTTATGCCGTGCCTAACCTGCGGGGCGGCGGCGAGTACGGCGAAACCTGGCATAAGGCAGGTATTAAACTCCGCAAGCAAAACGTGTTTGACGATTTTATTGCAGCTGCAGAATATCTGATTAAAAATAAATATACGTCTAAAGATTACCTGGCCATTGCCGGCGGCTCTAACGGCGGACTGCTGGTGGGCGCCACCATTACCCAACGCCCCGATTTGTGCAAAGTAGCCTTCCCGGCGGTGGGAGTATTAGATATGCTACGTTATAACAAATTTACTGCAGGCGCCGGCTGGGCTTATGATTATGGCACGGCTGAAGAAAGTGAGGAAATGTTTAATTACCTATATCATTACTCGCCTTATCATGCATTAAAAACGGCGAGCTATCCGGCTACCCTGGTAACCACTGCCGACCATGACGACCGTGTAGTACCAGCTCACTCGTTTAAGTTTGCTGCGCGTTTGCAAGAATATCAGCAAGGCCCTGCACCTGCACTAATCCGCATAGAAACCAATGCCGGGCATGGCGCCGGCCGTTCTACTGCACAAATCATTGGGCAGGAAACTGATAAATGGGCCTTTATGTTTGCCAACATGGGTGTTGACTATAACCCTGTTAAGTAA
- a CDS encoding GNAT family protein, with amino-acid sequence MKLTGTGFVMRPWQIDDALSLQQHANNFNVSAYLLDRFPFPYTLPDAVSWLNSQPKKPGPLSNFAITINGKAVGGIGLEFRHDVYRKTALIGYWLSEAYWGLGIMPEAIKLMTAYAFANLDLICIQAGVLSANPKSMRVLEKAGYRKQGVLQKCIIKHGEVMDEHVYAAFKA; translated from the coding sequence ATGAAATTAACAGGAACCGGCTTTGTAATGCGGCCATGGCAAATTGATGATGCCTTATCATTACAGCAGCATGCCAATAATTTTAACGTAAGTGCCTATTTGTTAGACCGCTTTCCATTCCCGTATACCCTGCCCGATGCCGTTAGCTGGCTCAACAGTCAGCCAAAAAAACCAGGTCCGCTAAGTAATTTTGCCATCACTATAAACGGTAAAGCTGTTGGCGGTATAGGCTTAGAGTTTAGGCATGACGTTTACCGCAAAACAGCACTGATTGGTTATTGGCTGAGCGAAGCCTACTGGGGGCTTGGCATTATGCCCGAAGCTATAAAACTCATGACTGCCTACGCCTTTGCCAACCTGGATTTGATTTGCATACAAGCCGGCGTACTAAGTGCTAACCCAAAATCAATGCGGGTGCTTGAAAAAGCCGGTTATCGAAAGCAGGGGGTGTTGCAAAAATGCATCATCAAACACGGCGAGGTGATGGATGAGCATGTGTACGCTGCGTTTAAGGCATAG
- a CDS encoding prolyl oligopeptidase family serine peptidase yields MKKVFTLYLILCAGSLYAQKLEKLTVEKIMSDPKWMGTSPENIRWSDDSKKVYFKWNPENADRSVMYAITTGNYTPQKVSLNERKALSGNGVWNKRHTIKLFERNGDIFLSDVKSGMIKPLATTVDRESNPAFSANETQVLFMRNDNLYSIKLNTGELNQLTNFTRTGVAASNASAVGSGTRSGAGRMGGGNQQNSAATGNAQERWLRNEQTELFEVIREKEKDDRLDAIERKTMQTKALKAITIGDQSLSFVQLSPDNRYITYRLIKLADGAKITQVPSYVTASGFTEDIPNRTKVGSPQPTSQSFIFDRQRDTVYAISTKEIPGIKDLPDYVKDYPKQLEERTKQNEDRKVVVQGPIWNGNGKYAVAIVTSQDNKDRWVMKLDPATGQLSLLDRQRDEAWIGGPGINGGFSSGSTGWVDDTHFFFQSEASGYSHIYVVDVTTGAKKQLTSGKWEVSDLHLSNDNKYFYFTGNMEHPGIAHYYRLLVTGGAPVRLTGMKGGNEVTLSPDEKWLAIHYSYANKPWELYLQSNKPGAKAVKITRSTSAEFNSYAWRDPEMVAFKNRYGSDVYARVYTPKVPNPAKPAVVFVHGAGYLQNVHYWWSSYFREYMFNNLLADNGYTVIDIDYTGSAGYGRNWRTGIYRHMGGKDLDDQVDGIKYLVEKYGVNPKHVGMYGGSYGGFMTLMALFTQPNVFATGAALRSVTDWAHYNHGYTSNILNEPFNDEKAYKQSSPIYFANGLKGKLLMCHGMVDVNVNYQDIIRLSQKLIELHKDNWELASYPVEDHGFVQPSSWTDEYKRIYKLFEETLK; encoded by the coding sequence ATGAAAAAAGTCTTTACATTATACCTTATTCTGTGTGCCGGCAGCCTGTATGCACAAAAACTGGAAAAGCTAACCGTCGAAAAAATAATGAGCGACCCTAAGTGGATGGGCACCTCGCCCGAAAATATACGGTGGAGCGACGACAGTAAAAAGGTTTATTTTAAATGGAATCCAGAAAATGCCGACCGCAGTGTGATGTACGCCATCACCACCGGTAACTACACGCCGCAGAAGGTAAGTTTAAACGAGCGTAAGGCATTAAGCGGAAATGGCGTTTGGAACAAAAGGCACACCATAAAGCTTTTTGAACGCAACGGCGATATTTTTTTGTCGGATGTTAAATCGGGCATGATAAAGCCCCTGGCCACTACTGTTGACCGTGAAAGTAACCCTGCTTTTAGTGCCAACGAAACACAAGTGCTGTTTATGCGGAATGATAACCTGTACAGCATAAAGCTTAACACTGGCGAGCTTAACCAGCTAACTAATTTTACCCGTACCGGCGTTGCTGCAAGTAATGCTAGTGCTGTCGGCTCGGGTACACGTAGCGGAGCAGGGCGCATGGGGGGCGGCAATCAGCAAAATAGTGCCGCAACGGGCAATGCACAGGAGCGTTGGTTGCGTAACGAGCAAACAGAGTTATTTGAAGTTATCAGGGAAAAGGAAAAAGATGACCGGCTAGATGCCATAGAGCGTAAGACGATGCAAACTAAAGCCCTTAAAGCTATTACCATCGGCGACCAATCGCTGAGCTTTGTGCAATTGAGCCCCGATAACCGTTATATTACTTACCGGCTGATTAAGCTGGCCGATGGCGCTAAAATAACCCAGGTACCATCATATGTAACAGCTTCGGGTTTTACGGAGGATATCCCCAACCGCACTAAAGTGGGCAGCCCGCAGCCCACGTCGCAATCATTTATTTTCGACAGACAACGCGACACCGTGTATGCTATATCTACCAAAGAAATACCCGGCATTAAAGATTTGCCTGATTATGTAAAAGACTACCCTAAACAACTGGAAGAGCGTACCAAGCAAAACGAAGACCGTAAAGTAGTAGTGCAAGGGCCTATCTGGAATGGTAACGGTAAGTATGCAGTTGCTATAGTTACCTCGCAGGATAATAAAGACCGCTGGGTTATGAAACTCGACCCCGCAACTGGTCAGCTGAGTTTGTTAGACCGTCAGCGCGATGAAGCCTGGATTGGCGGGCCTGGAATTAACGGCGGTTTCTCGTCGGGCAGTACCGGTTGGGTGGATGATACTCATTTCTTTTTCCAGAGCGAGGCCAGCGGGTATTCGCATATTTATGTGGTAGACGTTACCACAGGGGCTAAAAAGCAGCTTACCAGCGGTAAATGGGAAGTGTCGGATTTGCATCTGTCTAATGATAACAAGTATTTCTATTTCACCGGTAATATGGAGCATCCGGGTATAGCGCATTATTACCGTTTGTTGGTAACTGGGGGTGCGCCCGTAAGATTAACCGGCATGAAGGGCGGCAACGAAGTAACGCTATCACCTGATGAAAAATGGTTGGCAATCCACTATTCTTATGCCAACAAACCTTGGGAGCTATATCTGCAATCTAATAAGCCGGGCGCTAAAGCAGTTAAGATTACCCGATCTACTTCTGCAGAATTTAACTCCTATGCCTGGCGAGATCCGGAAATGGTGGCTTTTAAAAACCGTTATGGCAGTGATGTTTACGCGCGGGTATATACGCCTAAAGTACCGAACCCGGCTAAGCCTGCCGTGGTATTTGTGCATGGTGCAGGCTACCTGCAAAACGTACACTACTGGTGGAGCTCGTATTTTAGAGAGTATATGTTTAATAATTTGCTGGCCGACAATGGGTACACCGTCATTGATATTGATTACACCGGCAGTGCAGGCTACGGGCGCAACTGGCGCACTGGAATATACCGCCATATGGGCGGCAAAGACCTGGACGATCAGGTTGACGGCATTAAATACCTGGTAGAAAAATATGGTGTAAACCCCAAGCATGTGGGCATGTATGGCGGCTCATACGGTGGCTTTATGACTTTAATGGCATTGTTTACTCAACCCAATGTATTTGCTACTGGTGCAGCGCTACGGTCTGTTACTGATTGGGCTCATTATAATCATGGTTATACATCTAACATTTTAAATGAACCGTTTAACGACGAAAAGGCCTATAAGCAGAGTTCGCCTATCTATTTTGCTAATGGCTTAAAAGGGAAATTATTAATGTGCCACGGTATGGTAGATGTGAATGTAAATTATCAGGATATTATCCGCCTGTCGCAGAAGCTGATTGAGTTGCACAAAGACAACTGGGAACTGGCCTCGTACCCGGTAGAAGACCACGGCTTTGTACAGCCCAGCAGCTGGACAGACGAGTATAAGCGTATTTACAAGCTTTTTGAGGAAACATTGAAGTAG
- a CDS encoding peroxiredoxin: MITVGEKFPSFNKKAVVSLEKGKEFEDITSDFLANDDNVWTVMFWWPKDFTFVCPTEIAEFNKNYSEFRDRETRLIGASTDSEFVHAAWRKHHDDLRDLKFPMLADTSKSLAEELGILEPTEKIAYRATFIIDPTSVVRWVCVNDLNVGRNVKEVLRVLDGLQTDELCPCNWEKGQETLTA; encoded by the coding sequence ATGATAACAGTTGGTGAAAAATTCCCGTCATTTAATAAAAAAGCTGTAGTAAGCCTCGAAAAAGGTAAAGAGTTTGAAGATATCACTTCAGATTTTTTAGCTAATGACGATAACGTTTGGACGGTAATGTTCTGGTGGCCAAAAGATTTCACTTTTGTTTGTCCTACAGAGATTGCTGAGTTCAACAAAAACTATAGTGAGTTCCGCGACCGCGAAACCCGTTTAATTGGTGCATCAACAGATTCTGAATTTGTGCATGCTGCCTGGAGAAAACACCACGATGATCTGCGCGACCTGAAATTCCCTATGCTTGCTGACACTTCAAAATCGTTAGCCGAAGAGTTAGGCATTTTAGAGCCAACCGAAAAAATTGCGTATCGTGCTACTTTCATCATCGACCCTACCAGTGTGGTACGTTGGGTATGTGTTAATGACCTGAATGTAGGCCGTAACGTTAAAGAAGTTTTACGTGTATTAGACGGTTTACAAACCGACGAGCTTTGCCCTTGTAACTGGGAAAAAGGTCAGGAAACGTTAACTGCATAA
- a CDS encoding carboxymuconolactone decarboxylase family protein, with amino-acid sequence MSESTETIEELLQSVGVDKNYRTDSLTLLEKGESRYLRDLKLNLTSTLTSEHLSAKECALLALSTAINNNNKPLTQYFTKYAEEQGATAAETGEAAGCASLLASNNVFYRFRHFTQKEKYTQIPARIRMQLMMKPVTGKEFFELMSLAISAVNGCEMCVNAHEDSLIKLGTTEERIFDAVRIASLVTATGKIVY; translated from the coding sequence ATGAGCGAAAGCACTGAAACCATAGAAGAATTGCTGCAAAGCGTAGGCGTTGATAAAAATTACCGTACCGATAGTTTAACCCTTCTTGAAAAAGGCGAATCACGCTATCTGCGCGATTTAAAACTTAACTTAACCAGTACGCTTACCTCAGAGCATCTAAGCGCTAAAGAATGCGCTTTGCTGGCTTTGAGCACCGCAATTAATAATAACAATAAGCCGTTAACACAATACTTTACAAAATACGCCGAAGAGCAGGGTGCTACCGCAGCCGAAACCGGCGAGGCAGCAGGTTGTGCGTCATTACTGGCATCTAACAATGTTTTTTACCGTTTCCGTCATTTTACGCAGAAGGAGAAATACACGCAAATTCCGGCACGTATACGTATGCAGTTGATGATGAAACCTGTAACGGGCAAAGAGTTTTTTGAATTAATGAGCCTGGCTATTTCTGCTGTAAACGGTTGCGAAATGTGTGTAAATGCACACGAAGACTCGCTAATCAAATTAGGCACTACCGAAGAGCGCATTTTTGATGCCGTACGTATAGCCTCCTTAGTTACAGCTACCGGCAAAATTGTATATTAA
- a CDS encoding DHA2 family efflux MFS transporter permease subunit, with amino-acid sequence MAEVGFKKWIITITVITASLLELIDTTIVNVSLPTIQGNLGATLEDVAWITTGYAVANVIILPMSGWLGSFFGRKNYFLASIIIFTIASFLCGNATSLSELVIFRIVQGMAGGGLISTSQAILLETWPREQVGTATALFGLGAVVGPTVGPTIGGYITDHASWPWIFYVNIPVGALAAFFTYTFVRETPRDGRDRPIDWWGIALLAIAVGSLQTILEKGESEDWFATPYITVLTVTAVVGVLLFLWRELSTDHPIVNFGIMRHRSFSIGMFTSFILGFGLYGSVFVFPIFCQALLGFSAQQTGELLFPGGLFTIAMMPFIGKMLNKGIPAQFMATIGMFLFFVFTHMLSSSTLATGRGDFFWPLAIRGIGMALLFVPLTTLAIADLKGAEIGQGAGLNNMMRQLGGSFGIAALTTIIHIRQGVHRNNLLVNINEYNPAFTQRLQAAIHNFMAHGHGIADATRMAYGSIEGTITRQAMLLTYDDAYWLTGLVMLFSIPLLYLQPFRRNLKAAADAH; translated from the coding sequence ATGGCTGAAGTAGGATTTAAAAAGTGGATCATTACCATTACGGTAATTACAGCTTCGCTGCTGGAGCTGATTGATACCACCATTGTAAACGTATCCTTGCCAACCATACAAGGTAATCTGGGGGCCACGCTCGAAGACGTGGCCTGGATTACAACCGGTTACGCAGTAGCCAACGTAATTATTTTACCTATGTCGGGTTGGCTGGGTAGCTTTTTTGGGCGAAAAAATTACTTTTTAGCCTCTATTATTATATTTACCATTGCCTCGTTTTTATGCGGTAATGCTACAAGCTTATCAGAGCTGGTTATATTCCGTATTGTACAGGGTATGGCCGGGGGCGGGTTAATATCTACCTCGCAAGCTATCCTGCTGGAAACCTGGCCCCGCGAACAGGTAGGTACAGCTACCGCCTTATTTGGCTTAGGTGCCGTTGTAGGCCCAACTGTTGGACCAACCATTGGTGGCTACATTACCGACCACGCCTCATGGCCATGGATATTTTATGTAAACATCCCGGTAGGTGCACTGGCTGCGTTTTTTACTTACACGTTTGTACGGGAAACACCCAGAGATGGACGCGACCGACCGATTGACTGGTGGGGCATTGCACTGCTGGCTATTGCCGTAGGCAGCTTGCAGACCATTTTGGAAAAAGGCGAGTCTGAAGACTGGTTTGCTACCCCATACATTACCGTGCTTACTGTTACCGCAGTAGTTGGCGTGTTACTGTTTTTATGGCGCGAGCTGAGTACTGACCATCCTATCGTAAACTTTGGTATCATGAGGCACCGCAGCTTCTCGATAGGCATGTTTACTTCCTTCATCCTGGGGTTTGGTCTGTATGGTTCAGTGTTTGTATTTCCAATATTTTGCCAGGCTTTACTGGGCTTTTCGGCGCAGCAAACAGGTGAGTTACTCTTTCCGGGCGGCTTGTTTACCATAGCTATGATGCCATTTATTGGTAAGATGCTTAACAAAGGTATACCGGCCCAGTTTATGGCTACTATTGGTATGTTCCTGTTCTTTGTATTTACTCATATGCTATCCAGTTCAACATTAGCAACTGGTCGCGGAGACTTCTTTTGGCCTTTAGCTATACGTGGTATTGGTATGGCGCTGTTATTTGTACCGTTAACTACGCTGGCCATTGCCGATTTGAAAGGTGCGGAGATTGGCCAGGGTGCAGGTTTAAATAACATGATGCGCCAGTTAGGCGGCTCGTTCGGTATTGCTGCCTTAACTACCATCATCCACATCCGTCAGGGTGTACACCGCAATAACTTGCTGGTTAATATTAATGAGTATAACCCGGCGTTTACCCAGCGCTTGCAGGCGGCCATCCATAATTTTATGGCGCATGGGCATGGCATTGCAGATGCCACACGAATGGCCTACGGCTCCATAGAAGGCACTATTACCCGCCAGGCGATGCTGCTTACTTACGACGATGCCTACTGGCTTACCGGCCTGGTTATGCTGTTTTCAATACCGTTACTATATCTGCAGCCTTTCCGCAGAAATTTAAAAGCGGCGGCTGATGCACACTAA
- a CDS encoding HlyD family secretion protein: MAQEQEIQHEEKKKPNRVIPIILGIIIIAGLIFGIKEYIYSSKHEDTDDAQVDADISPVVARVGGYVDSIFFEDNQHVDKGQVLVRIDDRDYRVKLEQAQAAQQGAGASIGVGESQIYSTAANAASAKAQVTSAAAKLEKMQKDYARYANLVKDGSITQQQFDQSKSDLQVARANYQAAIDQYKAAQQQVGTTRNQLKVTNTGVNARQADVDFAKLQLTYTTIKAPASGITSKKSVQLGQLVQAGQTLFSVVNDNSLYVTANFKETQLEHLRNGQKVKIEVDAFPDLDIEGSVYNFSPATGARFSLLPPDNATGNFVKVVQRVPVKIKINANKETLDKLRAGMSVNVSVSIKD; the protein is encoded by the coding sequence ATGGCACAAGAACAAGAAATTCAACACGAAGAGAAGAAAAAACCTAACCGGGTTATACCTATCATATTAGGTATCATCATTATTGCAGGTTTAATTTTCGGTATAAAAGAATACATTTATTCAAGTAAGCACGAAGACACTGACGATGCGCAAGTTGATGCTGACATTAGTCCGGTGGTTGCCCGCGTAGGCGGCTATGTGGACAGCATCTTTTTTGAAGATAACCAACACGTTGACAAAGGCCAGGTACTGGTTAGAATTGACGACCGCGATTACCGCGTTAAGTTAGAGCAGGCACAAGCTGCACAGCAAGGTGCAGGCGCTAGCATAGGTGTAGGCGAATCGCAGATTTACAGCACAGCAGCTAACGCAGCCAGCGCTAAAGCACAAGTTACTTCTGCTGCTGCTAAACTGGAAAAAATGCAAAAAGATTATGCACGTTACGCTAATCTGGTTAAAGACGGCTCGATTACCCAGCAACAGTTTGACCAGTCTAAATCTGACTTGCAGGTAGCTAGGGCTAATTACCAGGCGGCTATAGATCAGTATAAAGCTGCACAACAACAAGTAGGTACTACCCGCAATCAATTAAAGGTTACCAACACCGGTGTTAACGCTCGCCAGGCTGATGTTGACTTTGCTAAACTACAGTTAACCTATACTACCATTAAAGCACCGGCCAGTGGTATCACCTCTAAAAAGAGCGTACAGTTAGGCCAATTGGTACAAGCCGGGCAAACTTTGTTTTCGGTAGTTAACGATAACAGCTTATATGTTACCGCCAACTTTAAAGAAACTCAGTTAGAGCACTTGCGCAACGGCCAGAAAGTAAAAATTGAAGTTGACGCTTTTCCTGACCTGGATATTGAAGGCTCGGTTTATAACTTTTCGCCAGCTACCGGCGCTCGTTTTTCTTTACTGCCTCCGGATAATGCTACCGGTAACTTTGTAAAGGTAGTACAACGCGTACCTGTTAAAATTAAAATAAACGCCAATAAAGAAACCTTAGACAAATTGCGCGCCGGTATGAGCGTAAATGTTTCGGTTTCTATCAAAGACTAA
- a CDS encoding TolC family protein, producing MTTNTNTTDNHYILKKLLAKPWRAGIAAVVTAMVLGNPAAAQDRTLTLDEAIKLGVENSKTLKYSQSKIDRAVTQYNQAKDQALPTGSASFMYSRAQIPANRLDLGPDASFSLPKSANANLGIVSVEEVIYGGGRLRYAKESTDLLIQVAKLDADKDKEQIALNVVNAYYNLYKVLQSKRVVEQNLKAIDQQIHQAQRFFDQGIVTRNDVLRFQLQRSNVELNGIELESNRKVINYSLDILLGLPESTQINIDQITNNSLQVAPLASYLDTALTDRQELRTIDLRTRVAETNIKNVQANKLPTVAATAGLYYVNASANPFPNSGKFITPLTAGLALNWNFGSLWSNKNKVAEARVQREQTVIEKGITVDNVKTEVNQNYQNYLTSVNKIKLLETSIEQATENNRILTSKYANSTASATDRADAETLLYQAQINLELAKADAVLAYYNLLKATGKLTK from the coding sequence ATGACAACGAACACTAATACAACCGACAATCACTACATTTTAAAAAAGCTCCTGGCAAAGCCATGGCGTGCGGGCATTGCTGCCGTTGTTACGGCAATGGTGTTAGGCAATCCGGCTGCTGCCCAAGACCGTACCCTTACCCTGGATGAAGCCATTAAGTTAGGGGTAGAAAACAGCAAAACCTTAAAGTACTCACAATCAAAAATTGACCGCGCCGTAACGCAGTATAACCAGGCTAAAGACCAGGCATTGCCAACCGGAAGCGCCAGTTTTATGTACAGCCGCGCTCAAATACCGGCTAACCGGTTAGATTTAGGCCCCGATGCCTCTTTTAGTCTGCCTAAAAGTGCTAACGCTAATTTAGGTATTGTATCGGTTGAAGAAGTAATATATGGCGGTGGCCGCTTACGCTATGCTAAAGAATCTACTGATTTACTGATCCAGGTAGCTAAACTGGATGCCGATAAGGATAAAGAGCAAATTGCCCTGAACGTAGTTAACGCTTACTATAATCTGTATAAGGTTTTACAAAGCAAACGCGTTGTGGAGCAAAACTTAAAAGCGATTGACCAGCAGATACACCAGGCACAACGCTTTTTTGATCAGGGCATTGTAACCCGTAACGACGTATTGCGTTTCCAGCTGCAGCGTTCAAATGTTGAACTGAACGGCATTGAACTGGAAAGCAACCGCAAAGTAATTAACTACAGTCTTGACATTTTATTGGGATTGCCTGAAAGTACCCAAATTAACATAGACCAGATAACCAATAATAGTTTGCAGGTAGCACCATTAGCCAGTTACCTGGATACAGCCTTAACCGACCGCCAGGAACTGCGCACTATTGATTTGCGTACTCGCGTAGCCGAAACCAACATCAAAAACGTACAGGCCAACAAGCTACCTACTGTAGCGGCAACTGCTGGCTTATACTACGTTAACGCCTCGGCTAATCCGTTTCCTAACAGTGGTAAATTTATTACGCCTTTAACAGCAGGTTTGGCTTTAAACTGGAACTTTGGTTCACTTTGGAGCAATAAAAATAAAGTAGCCGAAGCTCGCGTTCAGCGCGAACAAACCGTGATTGAAAAAGGCATAACGGTTGATAACGTAAAGACAGAGGTTAACCAGAATTATCAAAACTACCTAACATCTGTTAATAAGATTAAACTGCTCGAAACCTCGATTGAACAGGCTACCGAGAATAACCGCATCCTGACATCAAAGTATGCAAACTCAACCGCCTCGGCCACAGACCGTGCTGATGCTGAAACTTTACTGTACCAAGCCCAGATTAACTTAGAATTAGCCAAAGCTGACGCTGTACTAGCTTATTACAACCTGTTAAAAGCAACCGGAAAACTTACTAAATAA
- a CDS encoding TetR/AcrR family transcriptional regulator: MEKEKIDKRDHILDVAERIFAEYGFDGASTRLISGEAGVNMAMLNYYFGSKEGLLIAIFERRTSTFHSLIRDIGKNENTTSWQKVEEYVNAYLDRVFTNNCFQKVIHQEMAVKRTGELADKVIQMMMQNVLEFRKILHEGIEKGEFGKDTDTDMVIATLFGIKNQLVNAPQIASIMLGYDTQDTQNIDEKLKPRVNNYLKKLLKAYLLVENDNEH, encoded by the coding sequence ATGGAAAAAGAAAAGATTGATAAAAGAGACCACATTTTGGACGTAGCCGAAAGGATATTTGCCGAGTATGGTTTTGATGGAGCTTCTACCCGATTAATTTCGGGAGAGGCAGGTGTAAATATGGCCATGCTTAACTATTATTTCGGCTCTAAAGAAGGCTTGCTGATAGCCATTTTTGAGCGCCGGACTTCTACCTTTCATAGCTTAATCAGAGATATTGGTAAAAACGAAAATACTACCTCGTGGCAAAAGGTTGAAGAATATGTAAATGCTTATCTGGATCGGGTTTTTACCAATAACTGTTTTCAGAAGGTAATTCACCAGGAAATGGCAGTGAAGCGTACCGGCGAGTTGGCAGACAAGGTTATTCAGATGATGATGCAAAACGTTCTGGAATTCAGAAAAATATTACATGAGGGCATTGAGAAAGGTGAGTTTGGCAAAGACACCGATACTGATATGGTTATAGCAACCCTGTTTGGAATTAAAAACCAGTTGGTTAATGCGCCGCAGATTGCCAGCATTATGTTAGGTTATGATACCCAAGATACGCAAAACATCGACGAAAAATTAAAACCCCGGGTAAATAACTACCTAAAAAAATTACTCAAAGCATATTTACTTGTTGAAAATGACAACGAACACTAA